A stretch of Brassica rapa cultivar Chiifu-401-42 chromosome A08, CAAS_Brap_v3.01, whole genome shotgun sequence DNA encodes these proteins:
- the LOC103834119 gene encoding pectin acetylesterase 7 has translation MEKLKQCWSSLLVLAVVVIGTGAVPITYLQSAVAKGAVCLDGSAPAYHFDKGFGSGVNNWIVHMEGGGWCTDVASCSARKNTMKGSSKFMNKDFGFSGILGGKQNTNPDFYNWNRIKVRYCDGSSFTGNVEAVNPANKLFFRGARVWRAVIDDLMAKGMKNAQNAILSGCSAGALAAILHCDTFRAILPPTARVKCVSDAGYFIHGTDISGGSYIQTYYSKVVALHGSAKSLPVSCTSKMKPELCFFPQNVVPSMRTPLFVINAAFDSWQIKNVLAPTAVDKRKEWKNCKLDLKKCTAAQLKTVQGFRDQMMRALSPVHSTPSRGLFLDSCHAHCQGGSAASWSGAKGPQVANSKISQAVGNWFYGRSAFQKIDCPSPICNPTCPAISTDE, from the exons atGGAGAAGCTTAAGCAATGTTGGTCGAGTCTGTTAGTCTTGGCAGTGGTGGTGATTGGAACCGGAGCCGTTCCCATCACTTATCTTCAAAGCGCCGTCGCCAAGGGAGCAG TGTGTTTGGATGGGAGTGCTCCGGCTTATCATTTCGACAAAGGGTTTGGTTCGGGGGTTAACAACTGGATTGTTCATATGGAG GGAGGCGGATGGTGTACGGACGTAGCTTCATGTAGTGCGCGTAAGAATACAATGAAGGGTTCATCGAAATTCATGAACAAAGACTTTGGCTTCTCCGGTATCTTGGGCGGCAAACAAAACACTAATCCAG ATTTTTACAATTGGAATAGAATCAAAGTACGTTATTGCGATGGATCATCTTTCACCGGCAATGTAGAAGCCGTTAATCCG GCGAATAAGCTATTCTTTCGAGGTGCACGAGTTTGGCGTGCAGTGATTGATGATCTTATGGCTAAAGGAATGAAAAACGCTcaaaat GCGATACTCTCCGGTTGTTCAGCCGGAGCATTGGCCGCAATTCTACACTGTGACACTTTCCGAGCCATACTTCCCCCAACTGCTAGAGTCAAATGTGTTTCTGACGCCGGTTACTTTATCCACGG TACGGATATCTCAGGAGGATCATACATCCAAACGTATTACAGTAAAGTCGTCGCACTCCAC GGATCTGCAAAGAGTCTTCCTGTTTCATGCACATCAAAAATGAAACCAGAACTC TGTTTCTTCCCGCAAAACGTTGTTCCTTCCATGCGAACACCACTCTTTGTCATTAATGCCGCCTTCGATTCCTGGCAG ATCAAGAATGTTTTGGCGCCAACTGCTGTTGATAAGCGTAAGGAGTGGAAGAACTGTAAGCTTGATCTTAAGAAATGTACGGCCGCTCAGCTCAAAACCGTCCAAG GGTTTAGGGATCAGATGATGCGTGCATTGTCTCCGGTTCACTCTACCCCGTCAAGAGGACTGTTCTTGGACTCGTGTCATGCTCATTGCCAAGGCGGAAGCGCCGCCTCTTGGTCCGGTGCCAAAGGTCCCCAAGTCGCCAATTCG AAAATTTCACAAGCAGTGGGAAACTGGTTTTATGGCCGGAGTGCATTCCAGAAGATAGACTGCCCGTCGCCGATTTGCAACCCTACTTGTCCTGCAATCTCGACTGACGAATAG
- the LOC103834120 gene encoding pectin acetylesterase 8-like — MFNFKQWLVLVVCSLAILKAEGLLVNITFVRNAVAKGAVCLDGSPPAYHIDRGSGTGINSWLIQLEGGGWCHNVTNCISRMHTKLGSSKKMVENLAFSAILSNKEQRNPDFYNWNRVKVRYCDGSSFTGDVKTVNPATNLHFRGARVWLAVMQELLAKGMRNAENAVLSGCSAGGLASLMHCDSFRALLPMGTNVKCLSDAGFFLNTRDVSGAQYIKSYFNDVVTLHGSAKNLPRSCTSRLNPAMCFFPQYVARQIRTPVFVLNAAYDSWQIKNILAPRAADPEGKWQSCQLDIKNCQRSQLKVMQDFRLEFLSAVIGLGRSASRGMFIDSCYTHCQTETQTSWFWQDSPILNRTTIAKAVGDWVYDRNLFQKIDCPYPCNPTCHHRVFTPQDAPPI, encoded by the exons ATGTTCAACTTCAAGCAATGGTTGGTTCTTGTGGTATGCTCATTAGCAATCTTGAAAGCAGAAGGATTGCTCGTCAATATTACATTTGTTCGAAACGCCGTCGCAAAAGGAGCCG TATGTTTGGATGGTAGTCCACCAGCTTATCATATAGACAGAGGTTCGGGAACTGGAATCAATAGCTGGTTGATACAGCTTGag GGAGGAGGATGGTGTCATAATGTAACAAACTGCATTAGTCGGATGCATACTAAATTAGGTTCATCGAagaaaatggtggagaatcttGCTTTCTCAGCTATTCTTAGCAACAAGGAACAACGTAATCCTG ATTTTTACAATTGGAACAGAGTGAAAGTTAGATATTGTGATGGTTCATCATTCACAGGAGATGTGAAAACAGTGAACCCT GCTACTAATCTTCACTTCAGAGGTGCTCGAGTTTGGCTAGCCGTTATGCAGGAGCTGCTAGCTAAAGGCATGAGAAACGCCGAGAAT GCTGTTTTGTCTGGGTGTTCTGCTGGTGGGTTAGCTTCACTGATGCATTGTGACAGTTTCCGAGCTCTATTACCAATGGGTACCAATGTAAAATGTCTTTCAGATGCTGGTTTCTTTCTCAACAC AAGAGATGTTTCAGGAGCTCAATACATTAAATCATACTTCAACGATGTGGTTACACTACAT GGATCAGCAAAGAATTTACCGAGGTCATGCACATCAAGATTGAACCCTGCAATG TGTTTCTTTCCACAATACGTGGCTCGCCAGATTAGAACTCCTGTTTTCGTTCTTAATGCTGCCTACGACTCTTGGCAG ATTAAGAACATTTTGGCTCCTCGTGCTGCTGATCCTGAAGGAAAGTGGCAGAGTTGTCAGCTTGACATCAAGAATTGCCAACGAAGCCAGCTCAAAGTTATGCAAG ATTTCAGGTTAGAGTTCTTGAGCGCAGTGATAGGTTTAGGAAGATCTGCATCAAGAGGGATGTTTATAGACTCATGCTACACTCACTGCCAAACCGAGACACAAACTTCTTGGTTCTGGCAAGATTCTCCAATTCTAAACCGAACG ACAATAGCAAAAGCTGTTGGAGATTGGGTTTATGATAGAAACTTGTTTCAGAAGATAGATTGTCCTTACCCTTGTAACCCTACTTGCCACCACAGGGTTTTCACTCCTCAAGATGCTCCTCCGATTTAA